TATCTTTATGTTACTAATTACTACTGCAATAGCTGCTATTATTGGTATGATTGTAGGAAATGTGATGAAGCTTGGTGTAGGTGTTAATATAGGAGATATAAATAATAATGTAGAAATTAGAGAAGTTACATCAATAATTGATACCTTAAGAGGTTTATTACCATCGAATCCTATAAAAGCTATGGCTGATGGAAATATAGTAGCTGTAGTTATTTTTGCAGCATTTATCGGTACATCAATAAATATATTAAAGAAAAAATATAGTGATGTAATAGAACCTTTTGTAGGATGGGTACAAGGGGCTTATAAGATAATAACAAGTGTAGCTATGACAGTTATTAAATTTATGCCATATGCAGTAGTAGCACTTTTAGCTAATACTATAACAGCGAGAGGGATATCGGCACTATATACAGTTTTAGATTTTATAATAGCAGTGTATATAAGTGTAGTTATTATGTTTATAATTCATTTATTAATAGTATCATTAAGTGGTATAAATCCTATTACATATATCAGAAATGTATCTGAAGCATTAATATTAGCTTTTACATCAAGATCAAGTTTAGGAACTTTACCGGTAACAATAGAATGTCTTACTAATAATGTGAAGGTTAATGAAGGGGTGGCTAGCTTTGTAGGAAGTCTTGGATCGAACATGGGTATGAATGGTTGTGCAGGAATATATCCAGCATTAATGGCTATAACTATTGGAAATATGGCAGGAGTAGAAATGGATATAAGCTTCTATATAATGTTAT
Above is a genomic segment from Clostridium bornimense containing:
- a CDS encoding cation:dicarboxylate symporter family transporter, whose translation is MKDSSFLSEFLLITNFKTVAFIITLIGIFFIMKSMEKKKVKFPIRMITATIVGLILGVIIQWIAGFPKDPSKVTWLSEVTQWYGLFGYGFMDLLKMLVVPLVFLSIIRVIINMKGENLGKLTSRSIFMLLITTAIAAIIGMIVGNVMKLGVGVNIGDINNNVEIREVTSIIDTLRGLLPSNPIKAMADGNIVAVVIFAAFIGTSINILKKKYSDVIEPFVGWVQGAYKIITSVAMTVIKFMPYAVVALLANTITARGISALYTVLDFIIAVYISVVIMFIIHLLIVSLSGINPITYIRNVSEALILAFTSRSSLGTLPVTIECLTNNVKVNEGVASFVGSLGSNMGMNGCAGIYPALMAITIGNMAGVEMDISFYIMLLVIITISSLGIAGLPGTATMAVSVVVSGMGMGSYFPLAGGIIAIDPILDMGRTMLNVNGTMTSTVVVAKSLKEIENK